From a region of the Candidatus Pelagibacter sp. FZCC0015 genome:
- a CDS encoding DUF6691 family protein: MNRLISLISGIIFGIGLVISQMINPEKVLGFLDIFGNWDPSLAFVMIGALIISSPMFHLIKKREKPVLVNEFNYSENKNINKQLIFGSILFGAGWGLAGLCPGPAISSLALLNIYSILFVVSMFVGFYLVKLLNLNSIR, translated from the coding sequence ATGAATAGATTAATTTCTCTAATTTCTGGAATTATATTTGGTATCGGTCTTGTGATATCACAAATGATTAATCCTGAAAAAGTGTTAGGATTTTTAGACATATTTGGAAATTGGGATCCATCTTTAGCTTTTGTTATGATAGGAGCATTAATAATATCATCACCTATGTTTCATTTAATAAAGAAAAGAGAAAAACCAGTATTAGTGAATGAATTTAATTATTCAGAAAATAAAAATATTAACAAACAACTTATTTTTGGATCTATATTATTTGGAGCTGGATGGGGATTAGCTGGCTTATGTCCAGGCCCAGCAATTTCTTCATTAGCCTTATTAAATATTTATTCAATTTTATTTGTAGTATCGATGTTTGTAGGATTTTATTTAGTTAAGTTGTTAAATCTTAATTCAATTAGATAA
- a CDS encoding YeeE/YedE family protein yields the protein MNIVNFTPYSALTGGIIIGFAVAIFFYFNGRLVGISGIASNALTEERNKLDNILFLIGLIIGPIIYTLFNQEQISISISNSYLLLIFAGLLVGIGTRVSGGCTSGHGISGIGRFSVRSIIATITFMIVGIITVYLKNIL from the coding sequence ATGAATATAGTAAACTTCACACCTTATTCTGCTTTGACCGGAGGAATAATTATAGGTTTTGCAGTAGCAATTTTCTTTTATTTTAATGGAAGATTGGTTGGCATAAGTGGGATTGCAAGCAATGCTCTTACAGAAGAAAGAAATAAGTTAGATAATATATTATTTTTGATTGGCTTAATCATAGGACCTATTATTTATACTTTATTTAACCAAGAGCAGATAAGTATTTCTATTTCAAACTCTTACTTATTACTTATCTTTGCGGGACTTTTAGTTGGAATTGGAACAAGAGTAAGTGGCGGATGCACAAGTGGTCATGGAATAAGTGGGATAGGAAGATTTTCTGTCAGATCAATTATTGCAACAATTACATTTATGATTGTTGGAATAATAACTGTTTATTTAAAAAATATTTTATGA
- a CDS encoding CoA-binding protein, with product MSDIKEILSKYKSIAMVGVSNDTTKASTIVMKYMQKYGFKVYPVNPRAAGQKILGEEVFATISDIKDQVDIVDVFRPSKEVYAIAEDAIKIGAKVLWLQLGIRDEKAKDLMEKNNIEYVDNKCTKMEYQKYFLKIRPAFPVLSN from the coding sequence ATGAGCGATATTAAAGAAATTCTTTCTAAATATAAATCAATTGCAATGGTTGGGGTTAGTAACGATACTACAAAAGCATCAACTATAGTTATGAAATATATGCAAAAATATGGATTTAAAGTTTATCCTGTTAACCCTAGAGCTGCGGGACAAAAAATTTTAGGAGAAGAAGTTTTTGCTACAATATCTGATATTAAAGATCAGGTTGATATTGTAGATGTTTTTAGACCATCAAAAGAAGTTTATGCTATTGCTGAAGATGCAATTAAGATAGGGGCTAAAGTTTTATGGTTACAGCTTGGTATTAGAGATGAGAAAGCTAAAGATTTAATGGAAAAAAATAATATAGAATATGTCGACAATAAATGTACCAAAATGGAATATCAAAAATATTTTTTGAAAATCAGACCTGCTTTTCCAGTACTAAGTAATTAA
- a CDS encoding enoyl-CoA hydratase — protein MTSNIKIKKINNEVSSIIIDEPKTYNSLSFNNLSDLLKALKKLDTDKKVKVIILEGAGKGFSAGHNLKEVRGLKKRDKYLKLFNLCSKVMLQIVEGRKPVIAKVHGAAFAAGCQLVASCDLAYSTKDALFATPGVNIGLFCSTPMVAVSRKINRKPMMKMLLTGDPINANYAKEIGLINDNFSKAKLNNEVLKVANKIASKSNLTIKIGKQAFYKQLEMPLSKAYAYTSKMMTLNMMAMDAREGISAFLEKRKPKWKNK, from the coding sequence ATGACTAGTAACATTAAAATTAAAAAAATTAACAACGAAGTTTCTTCAATTATCATTGATGAACCAAAAACTTATAATTCTTTATCATTCAATAATCTTTCAGATTTATTAAAGGCATTAAAAAAATTAGATACTGATAAAAAAGTTAAAGTAATAATATTAGAGGGCGCTGGTAAAGGATTTAGTGCAGGACACAATTTAAAAGAAGTTAGAGGTTTAAAAAAGAGAGATAAATATTTAAAATTATTTAATCTTTGTTCAAAAGTAATGCTTCAGATTGTTGAAGGTAGGAAACCTGTAATTGCTAAAGTTCATGGAGCTGCATTTGCAGCCGGATGTCAATTAGTTGCAAGTTGTGATTTAGCTTATAGTACTAAGGACGCGTTGTTTGCTACTCCTGGTGTAAATATTGGTTTATTTTGTAGTACACCTATGGTTGCTGTCAGTAGAAAAATAAACCGAAAACCAATGATGAAAATGTTATTAACTGGAGATCCTATTAATGCAAATTATGCAAAAGAAATAGGGTTGATAAATGATAATTTTTCAAAAGCTAAACTTAATAATGAAGTGTTAAAAGTAGCAAACAAAATTGCTTCAAAATCTAACTTAACGATAAAAATTGGAAAACAAGCTTTTTATAAACAGTTAGAAATGCCATTAAGTAAAGCTTACGCTTATACAAGTAAAATGATGACCCTTAATATGATGGCAATGGATGCAAGAGAAGGAATTTCTGCTTTCCTCGAAAAAAGGAAACCAAAATGGAAGAATAAATAA
- a CDS encoding HalD/BesD family halogenase, whose protein sequence is MNDRLKTIVDLEKYPIHDLNSPIIKNLVKKCKEELDQHSCSTIPNFILPKSLKIMNSELEKQLDEVYMSKESINAYLYAKDDPSLPIDHPKRTFMNRYNGYLNSDCFPKDSEMKYLYETEELLKFVSACLGVSPIYRWADPLACHAYNVMKPDGVLPWHFDSCEFTLSLMIQKPEKGGVFEYCPNIREPGNENFEEVQKVIAGDRSRVRQLKLEPGDLQIFKGRFTLHRVTKVEGQKSRYMCIPAYVLDPWRVNTPEHSKAIYGKVLPIHIERNQARSDGLTD, encoded by the coding sequence ATGAACGATAGACTTAAGACTATTGTAGATTTAGAAAAATATCCAATACACGATTTAAATTCACCAATAATTAAAAATCTAGTTAAAAAATGTAAAGAAGAACTGGATCAACATAGCTGTTCAACAATACCAAATTTTATTTTACCTAAATCACTTAAGATAATGAATTCTGAGTTAGAAAAACAATTAGACGAAGTTTATATGTCCAAAGAAAGTATAAATGCTTATTTGTATGCAAAGGATGATCCTTCATTGCCAATAGATCATCCTAAAAGAACTTTTATGAATAGATATAATGGATATTTAAATTCAGACTGTTTTCCAAAAGATTCTGAGATGAAATATCTATACGAAACTGAAGAACTTTTAAAATTTGTATCTGCTTGTTTAGGTGTTTCTCCTATTTACAGATGGGCAGATCCTTTAGCGTGTCATGCTTATAATGTTATGAAACCAGATGGAGTACTCCCATGGCATTTTGATAGTTGTGAATTTACACTTAGTTTAATGATCCAAAAACCTGAGAAGGGTGGTGTATTTGAGTACTGTCCAAATATAAGAGAACCAGGAAATGAAAATTTTGAAGAAGTTCAAAAAGTTATAGCTGGAGACAGATCAAGAGTAAGACAATTAAAATTAGAGCCAGGAGATTTACAAATATTTAAAGGTAGATTTACATTGCATAGGGTTACAAAAGTTGAAGGCCAAAAATCAAGATATATGTGTATTCCAGCTTATGTTTTAGATCCATGGAGAGTAAACACCCCAGAACATTCCAAAGCAATTTATGGCAAAGTTTTACCAATTCATATAGAAAGAAATCAGGCCAGATCCGATGGATTAACTGATTAA
- a CDS encoding cytidyltransferase, which yields MTHQWDNKKPTAQMLGRWQPFHDGHYTLFKEIIKKTGQVCIQIRDVQGVDDNPFDFETVKKNIEDRLNPEFEGQFKIMLVPNITNICYGRGVGYKIEEIVLDEETQKISATKIRAKMREEGKLK from the coding sequence ATGACACACCAATGGGATAACAAAAAACCAACAGCACAAATGCTAGGAAGATGGCAACCTTTCCACGATGGACATTATACTTTGTTTAAAGAAATTATTAAAAAAACAGGACAGGTTTGTATTCAAATTAGAGATGTGCAAGGTGTAGATGATAATCCTTTTGATTTTGAAACAGTAAAAAAAAACATTGAAGACAGATTAAATCCTGAATTTGAAGGACAATTTAAAATAATGTTAGTACCTAATATTACAAATATTTGTTATGGTAGGGGAGTTGGATATAAGATTGAGGAAATAGTTTTGGATGAAGAAACTCAAAAAATATCAGCTACTAAGATAAGAGCAAAAATGAGAGAAGAAGGAAAGTTAAAATAA
- a CDS encoding adenylyl-sulfate kinase, with protein sequence MKIILVMGLPGAGKTTLANEMAPLLNAKRLNADEVRKAANDWDFSEEGRVRQAKRMAEAALKLKAEGHYVIADFIAPTPEARSLFPADFRVWVDTIKKGRFEDTNQMFVNPQNFDFHVTTQDAKNWAPKIIEEIKK encoded by the coding sequence ATGAAAATTATTTTAGTAATGGGATTACCTGGAGCAGGTAAAACAACTCTAGCAAATGAAATGGCACCACTATTAAATGCAAAAAGATTAAATGCAGACGAAGTAAGAAAAGCTGCAAACGATTGGGATTTTTCTGAAGAGGGAAGAGTAAGACAGGCAAAAAGAATGGCTGAGGCAGCTTTAAAATTAAAAGCAGAGGGACATTATGTAATAGCAGATTTTATTGCACCAACCCCTGAAGCAAGAAGCTTGTTTCCAGCAGATTTTAGAGTGTGGGTCGATACAATTAAAAAAGGAAGATTTGAAGACACTAACCAAATGTTTGTTAATCCTCAGAATTTTGATTTTCACGTAACAACTCAGGATGCAAAAAATTGGGCACCAAAAATAATAGAGGAGATAAAAAAATGA